In Bacillus sp. DX3.1, the following proteins share a genomic window:
- a CDS encoding NAD kinase, which translates to MADRRNLFFFYGDDKATLIEKMKPIYRTLEENGFTILDHPKNANAIVSVGDDGTFLQAVRKTGFREDCLYAGVSTKDEISFYCDFHIDHVDNALQEITKNEIEVRKYPTIQVDVDHTTSFYCLNEFSLRSSIIKTFVVDVHVDDLYFETFRGDGLVISTPTGSTAYNKSLHGAVVDPLIPCFQVSELASLNNNTYRTLGSPFILNHERTLTLKLAPDGNDYPVIGMDNEALSIKQVEKAVIRLSDKEIKTVKLKNNSFWEKVQRTFL; encoded by the coding sequence ATGGCAGATCGTCGCAATTTATTTTTCTTTTATGGTGATGATAAAGCAACACTTATCGAAAAAATGAAGCCAATATATCGTACTTTAGAGGAGAATGGATTTACCATATTAGATCATCCAAAAAATGCAAACGCTATCGTCAGTGTTGGGGATGATGGGACTTTCTTACAAGCCGTTCGTAAAACCGGTTTCCGAGAAGATTGCTTATACGCAGGCGTTTCCACAAAAGATGAAATTTCTTTCTACTGCGATTTCCATATTGACCATGTTGATAATGCCCTTCAAGAAATTACAAAAAATGAAATTGAAGTGCGCAAATATCCAACAATTCAAGTAGATGTTGATCATACTACATCATTCTATTGTTTAAATGAGTTTTCTTTACGCTCAAGTATCATTAAAACATTTGTAGTCGATGTACACGTGGATGATCTATATTTTGAAACGTTTAGAGGCGATGGTTTAGTCATTTCTACACCGACGGGAAGTACCGCATATAACAAATCATTGCATGGTGCAGTTGTCGATCCATTAATCCCATGTTTCCAAGTAAGCGAACTTGCATCTTTAAACAACAACACATACCGTACACTTGGATCACCATTCATTTTAAATCACGAGCGAACATTAACATTGAAACTCGCTCCAGACGGTAACGATTATCCTGTTATTGGAATGGATAACGAGGCACTTAGCATTAAGCAAGTCGAAAAAGCCGTTATTCGCTTAAGTGATAAAGAAATTAAAACAGTAAAACTAAAAAATAATTCGTTCTGGGAAAAAGTACAGAGAACGTTTTTATAA
- a CDS encoding acetate kinase produces MSKIIAINAGSSSLKFQLFEMPSETVLTKGLVERIGLEDSIFTITVNGEKQKEVTNIPDHAVAVNMLLNKLTENGIVKSLDEIGGIGHRVVHGGEKFADSILINDQVLADIEELSDLAPLHNPANIVGIKAFQEVLPNVPAVAVFDTAFHQTMPEDAFLYSLPYEYYEKYGIRKYGFHGTSHKYVTERAAELLGRPIESLRLLSCHLGNGASIAAVEGGKSIDTSMGFTPLAGVTMGTRSGNIDPALIPYIMEKTGQSVEEVVNVLNKKSGMLGLTGFSSDLRDIIAKEEEGDHRAKVALDVFASRIHKYIGSYASRMKGVDAIIFTAGIGENSAVIRERVLQGLEFMGVYFDAKRNNVFGEEAFISFPHSPVKVIVIPTDEEVMIARDVLRLGDIG; encoded by the coding sequence ATGTCAAAAATCATCGCGATTAATGCAGGAAGCTCTTCCTTGAAATTCCAATTATTCGAAATGCCAAGTGAAACAGTATTAACAAAAGGTTTAGTAGAACGTATCGGTTTAGAAGATAGTATCTTCACAATTACTGTGAACGGCGAAAAACAAAAAGAAGTTACAAATATTCCAGATCATGCAGTAGCAGTTAATATGCTTCTTAACAAATTAACTGAAAACGGAATCGTGAAATCTCTTGATGAGATTGGCGGTATCGGTCATCGTGTTGTACACGGCGGTGAAAAATTTGCTGATTCTATTTTAATTAACGATCAAGTATTAGCAGATATCGAAGAATTAAGCGACTTAGCACCACTTCATAACCCAGCAAACATCGTTGGTATTAAAGCATTCCAAGAAGTTCTTCCAAACGTACCTGCAGTAGCAGTGTTTGATACAGCATTCCATCAAACAATGCCAGAAGATGCTTTCTTATACAGCTTACCATATGAATATTATGAGAAATACGGCATCCGTAAATACGGTTTCCACGGTACTTCTCATAAGTATGTAACTGAGCGTGCGGCTGAATTATTAGGTCGTCCAATTGAAAGCTTACGTTTACTTTCTTGTCACTTAGGTAACGGTGCAAGTATTGCAGCTGTAGAAGGCGGAAAATCTATCGATACTTCTATGGGCTTCACTCCACTTGCGGGTGTAACAATGGGGACACGTTCTGGTAACATTGACCCTGCGTTAATTCCATACATTATGGAAAAAACAGGACAAAGTGTAGAAGAAGTTGTTAACGTGTTAAACAAGAAAAGTGGTATGTTAGGTCTTACTGGATTCTCTAGTGACTTACGTGACATCATCGCGAAAGAAGAAGAAGGCGATCACCGTGCGAAAGTAGCATTAGATGTATTCGCAAGCCGTATTCATAAATATATCGGTTCTTACGCATCACGTATGAAAGGTGTTGACGCAATCATCTTTACTGCTGGTATTGGTGAAAACAGTGCTGTCATTCGTGAGCGTGTACTACAAGGCCTTGAATTTATGGGTGTGTACTTTGATGCAAAACGTAACAATGTATTCGGTGAAGAAGCATTCATCAGCTTCCCTCATTCTCCAGTAAAAGTAATCGTAATTCCAACTGATGAAGAAGTTATGATTGCTCGTGACGTATTACGTCTTGGAGACATTGGTTAA
- a CDS encoding class I SAM-dependent methyltransferase — MSSTVETLFSIFDSSTVILRKELDVTYLEALVETGDNLFEGTILQEELSESTIERLNREYSKFNEETYKSEEIRKAFQLAILKGMKEGVQANHEMTPDAVGMFMSYLFHKFMKDQKEITVLDPAIGTGNLLTTIFNGCLEGTNVSGFGVDVDDLLVKLSLVNANLQKQSIEFFNQDGLAPLYIDPVDAVVCDLPIGYYPNEVGASEYTLKADEGMSYAHHLFIEQSVKHTKEGGYLFFLVPNFIFESDQAPKLHAFFKETCFIQGLLQLPVSMFKNEKNAKSIFVLQKKGPNVTMPKQALLVELPKFSNMKAMENMMSQMNNWFAAHK, encoded by the coding sequence GTGAGTTCTACAGTAGAAACATTATTTTCTATTTTTGATTCTTCTACCGTAATTTTACGTAAAGAATTAGATGTAACATATTTAGAAGCGCTTGTAGAAACGGGAGATAACCTGTTTGAAGGAACAATCTTACAAGAAGAATTATCAGAATCGACAATTGAACGATTAAATCGTGAATACAGCAAATTTAATGAAGAAACATATAAAAGCGAAGAAATTCGCAAAGCATTTCAGCTTGCCATTTTAAAAGGAATGAAAGAGGGCGTACAAGCCAATCATGAAATGACGCCTGATGCAGTTGGTATGTTTATGAGCTACTTGTTCCATAAATTTATGAAAGATCAAAAGGAAATAACTGTTTTAGATCCTGCAATCGGAACAGGAAATTTATTGACGACAATCTTTAATGGCTGCCTAGAAGGCACAAATGTAAGTGGATTTGGGGTAGATGTAGATGACTTGCTCGTTAAACTTTCCCTAGTCAATGCGAATTTACAAAAACAATCCATCGAATTTTTCAATCAGGATGGACTAGCACCGCTTTACATTGATCCAGTTGATGCAGTTGTTTGTGATTTACCAATCGGGTATTATCCAAACGAAGTTGGTGCAAGTGAATATACTTTAAAAGCAGATGAAGGTATGTCTTATGCGCATCATCTTTTTATTGAGCAAAGTGTAAAGCATACAAAAGAAGGTGGCTATTTATTTTTCCTAGTACCAAACTTCATTTTTGAAAGTGACCAAGCACCGAAACTTCATGCATTTTTCAAAGAAACATGTTTTATTCAAGGACTATTGCAGCTTCCTGTTTCCATGTTTAAAAACGAAAAAAATGCAAAAAGTATATTTGTTCTCCAAAAGAAAGGTCCGAATGTAACGATGCCAAAACAAGCGTTGTTAGTGGAATTACCTAAGTTTTCCAATATGAAAGCTATGGAGAATATGATGTCACAAATGAACAACTGGTTTGCAGCGCATAAATAG
- a CDS encoding DUF2953 domain-containing protein, producing MVRMKWLAIGIGIVILLILIILLSKISLKVTLLYSEMEKQCLIQLKIWMIHYTFDGLERMEKMEKKVEQKIGKAEEDGGVENKIMAQLDTIGELIKRFQEIHTIIKDFLKKVKINKWRWHSQIGTGDAASTGIVTGYAWSTKGMAAGVIGQYMHIIGIPEFEITPVFQGKGFASKCELTASFHIYRTVTAAVKLLVFMRKQRSSVTEKSVQT from the coding sequence ATGGTACGGATGAAGTGGCTTGCAATCGGAATTGGGATTGTTATATTGCTTATTTTAATTATATTGTTGTCGAAAATATCGCTCAAGGTGACGCTCTTATATTCAGAAATGGAAAAACAGTGTTTAATTCAATTGAAAATATGGATGATTCACTATACGTTTGATGGTTTAGAAAGAATGGAAAAAATGGAAAAAAAGGTTGAACAAAAAATTGGAAAAGCAGAAGAAGATGGCGGTGTTGAAAATAAAATAATGGCGCAGCTTGATACGATCGGTGAATTGATAAAAAGGTTTCAAGAGATCCATACTATTATTAAAGATTTTCTAAAAAAAGTGAAAATCAATAAGTGGAGATGGCATTCGCAAATTGGAACAGGGGATGCAGCTAGCACTGGAATCGTAACAGGTTATGCTTGGTCGACAAAGGGAATGGCGGCCGGAGTTATAGGACAATATATGCATATTATTGGTATACCAGAGTTTGAAATTACACCTGTTTTTCAAGGAAAGGGATTCGCATCGAAATGTGAATTAACAGCGTCATTTCATATATATCGTACAGTAACAGCTGCAGTGAAATTGCTCGTATTTATGAGAAAACAACGATCAAGCGTGACAGAAAAATCTGTTCAAACATAG
- the ytfJ gene encoding GerW family sporulation protein produces MEHPIQGLMTTAMQHLKQMTDVNTIIGDPIKAADGSVILTVSKVSFGFAAGGSEFGKIESTGRHPFGGGSGGGVSINPVAFLVVNGEGVKVLHLDKQTHVIDKIIELAPQAVDKVKEMMEKRKGDEPEFQI; encoded by the coding sequence ATGGAACACCCAATTCAAGGATTGATGACAACAGCAATGCAGCATTTAAAACAAATGACTGATGTAAATACAATTATTGGTGACCCCATTAAAGCAGCAGACGGAAGTGTTATTTTAACGGTTTCGAAAGTTAGCTTTGGTTTTGCAGCTGGCGGGAGTGAGTTTGGAAAAATAGAAAGCACTGGCCGTCATCCATTTGGCGGAGGAAGCGGCGGTGGTGTTTCCATTAATCCAGTTGCATTTTTAGTTGTAAATGGAGAAGGTGTGAAAGTCCTTCATTTAGACAAGCAAACACATGTTATTGATAAAATAATTGAATTAGCACCGCAAGCTGTCGATAAAGTGAAAGAAATGATGGAGAAACGTAAAGGTGACGAACCAGAATTTCAAATTTAG
- a CDS encoding amidohydrolase, protein MGEIWHGGNIYTMQEEKEKVEAVYVEDGVIIDTGNKGDLERRYQPEKVQRLEGKTMIPGLVDSHMHLIGHGERLLRLDVSSCTSYQEMLVLVAERVKETTEDTWIIGEGWNENNFTDTKSVHVRDLDAISKEHPILLKRVCRHVTWVNSYILEKAKITSETPDPKGGKVGRGSSNELTGLLYEQAQDLIKHIQPEINEAYLQRALQTAVQDCWKYGLVGGHTEDLNYYGGFQKTYNAFSHVIKELPFKAHLLVHHKVAEERKEYENQHYIEFGAMKIFSDGSLGGRTALLSEPYEDAKETNGVAIFSREELAELVKKARNLHMPVAIHTIGDLSLQYVIDALELYPPEEGLRDRIIHCQLAREALIERMKHLQVIVDIQPVFASSDFPSVIEKLGKRRLRYAYAWKTLLGAGLHCSGGSDAPIEQVNPLLGIYSAVTRKSFIDGTCYIQEERLSVFEAVSLFTTGSAYAIGKENKRGKIVKGYEADFTILNRNIFEIEAEEIKDVQAEMTVIDGQVVYTK, encoded by the coding sequence ATGGGGGAGATTTGGCACGGCGGAAATATTTATACGATGCAGGAAGAGAAGGAAAAAGTGGAAGCGGTTTATGTGGAAGACGGGGTTATTATTGATACAGGTAATAAAGGGGACTTAGAGAGACGTTATCAGCCTGAAAAAGTGCAGCGTTTAGAGGGGAAAACGATGATTCCAGGTCTTGTTGATAGTCATATGCACCTCATTGGACATGGAGAGAGACTGCTTCGGTTAGATGTCTCTTCTTGTACATCTTATCAGGAAATGCTTGTGCTTGTCGCAGAGCGAGTGAAAGAAACGACAGAGGATACATGGATTATTGGCGAAGGCTGGAACGAAAATAATTTCACGGATACAAAAAGTGTCCATGTACGTGATTTAGATGCTATTTCTAAAGAGCATCCAATTTTATTAAAGCGCGTTTGTCGCCACGTTACATGGGTAAATTCTTATATACTAGAAAAAGCGAAGATAACATCAGAAACGCCAGATCCAAAGGGCGGGAAGGTTGGTCGTGGCTCATCCAATGAGCTGACGGGACTGTTATATGAACAAGCACAAGATTTAATTAAGCACATTCAGCCTGAAATCAATGAAGCGTATTTACAAAGAGCATTGCAAACAGCGGTTCAAGATTGTTGGAAATATGGTCTAGTAGGAGGACATACCGAAGATTTAAACTATTACGGTGGTTTTCAAAAAACATATAACGCCTTTTCACACGTAATAAAGGAACTGCCATTTAAAGCTCATTTGCTTGTACACCATAAGGTAGCAGAGGAACGAAAAGAATATGAGAACCAGCATTATATTGAATTTGGAGCGATGAAGATTTTTTCAGATGGTTCCTTAGGCGGACGAACAGCGCTATTAAGCGAGCCGTATGAAGATGCGAAGGAAACAAATGGCGTGGCGATTTTTTCTCGTGAAGAGCTTGCGGAATTAGTGAAAAAGGCTCGTAATTTACATATGCCAGTTGCGATTCATACAATCGGTGATTTATCGCTTCAATATGTAATCGATGCGTTAGAATTATATCCTCCAGAAGAAGGATTGCGTGACCGCATTATCCATTGTCAGCTTGCTCGTGAAGCGTTAATCGAGCGTATGAAACATTTACAAGTCATTGTCGACATTCAGCCTGTATTTGCCTCGTCTGACTTTCCATCAGTTATTGAAAAATTAGGGAAGCGTCGTCTTCGGTATGCGTATGCCTGGAAAACACTTCTCGGTGCAGGACTACATTGCAGCGGTGGATCAGATGCACCAATTGAACAAGTAAATCCGCTTTTAGGAATCTATAGTGCGGTAACGCGGAAAAGTTTTATTGATGGAACATGTTACATACAAGAAGAAAGACTATCGGTATTTGAAGCTGTTTCCTTATTTACGACTGGAAGTGCATATGCAATTGGAAAAGAAAACAAGCGCGGGAAAATTGTAAAAGGATATGAAGCGGATTTTACAATACTTAATCGTAATATATTTGAAATAGAGGCAGAAGAAATAAAAGATGTACAAGCTGAGATGACGGTGATAGATGGTCAAGTTGTATACACAAAATAA
- the tpx gene encoding thiol peroxidase — MANVTFKGNPITLVGTEVKVGDQAPNFQVLANDLSPVSLETYKGEVKLISVVPSIDTGVCDAQTRRFNQDAAGIENAKVLTISVDLPFAQKRWCAANGLENVATLSDHRDLSFGEAYGVVMKELRLLARAVFVVDSNDKIVYVEYVSEGTSHPNYEAALEAAKAAK, encoded by the coding sequence GTGGCAAACGTAACTTTTAAAGGTAACCCAATCACTTTAGTTGGAACAGAAGTTAAAGTAGGCGATCAAGCGCCAAACTTCCAAGTGTTAGCAAACGACTTATCTCCGGTAAGTTTAGAAACATACAAAGGTGAAGTAAAATTAATTAGCGTTGTACCATCAATCGACACAGGTGTATGTGATGCACAAACTCGTCGTTTTAATCAAGATGCAGCTGGCATTGAAAACGCAAAAGTATTAACAATTAGCGTTGACTTACCATTCGCTCAAAAACGCTGGTGTGCAGCAAACGGTTTAGAAAACGTAGCAACACTTTCTGACCACCGTGACCTTTCTTTCGGTGAAGCTTATGGCGTTGTAATGAAAGAGCTTCGTTTACTTGCTCGTGCAGTATTCGTAGTAGACAGCAACGATAAAATTGTTTACGTAGAATACGTAAGCGAAGGCACAAGCCATCCAAACTACGAAGCAGCATTAGAAGCAGCAAAAGCTGCGAAGTAA